Proteins co-encoded in one Populus trichocarpa isolate Nisqually-1 chromosome 10, P.trichocarpa_v4.1, whole genome shotgun sequence genomic window:
- the LOC7458112 gene encoding dirigent protein 4: protein MEENKILWLALTLYMIAAPVYCRYHSQSVPYVSLRKKVSKLHFFFHDRISGKNPTSVLIARPNITKEDKSPALPFGSLFAVYDPLTVGPEPTSEVIGHAEGLYVSSSQDVLTLVTYLDFGFTSGRFNGSSLSLFSRNAVTEKEREVAVVGGRGKFRMATGFARLKTRFTNETASGTVVECRATVVHH from the coding sequence atggaagaaaataaaattttgtggCTGGCCTTGACCCTTTACATGATCGCTGCACCCGTTTATTGTCGATATCACTCTCAAAGCGTGCCATATGTATCCCTGCGGAAGAAAGTTAGCAAGCTCCACTTCTTTTTCCATGACAGAATTAGCGGCAAAAATCCTACTTCTGTCCTTATAGCACGTCCTAACATCACCAAGGAGGATAAGTCACCAGCGCTGCCATTCGGCAGCTTATTTGCCGTTTATGATCCGTTAACAGTAGGTCCTGAACCGACATCTGAGGTCATTGGTCATGCAGAGGGGCTCTATGTATCATCCAGCCAAGATGTCTTGACACTAGTAACATATCTTGACTTCGGTTTTACCTCAGGCAGGTTTAATGGGAGCTCTTTAAGCTTGTTTTCGAGAAATGCAGTAACAGAGAAGGAACGTGAAGTTGCTGTTGTTGGAGGGAGAGGAAAGTTCAGGATGGCTACAGGGTTTGCTCGGCTTAAGACCCGCTTCACAAATGAAACTGCTAGCGGTACCGTTGTAGAGTGTCGTGCGACTGTGGTTCATCACTAA